One part of the Tunicatimonas pelagia genome encodes these proteins:
- the pyrE gene encoding orotate phosphoribosyltransferase: protein MAKFATMSWSGQRDLSVAERIARMYLNIGVVKLSVEQPYTWSSGWKSPIYCDGRIALSYPNTRTYIKHELVEVIRKKFQGTEAIAGVATAGIAQGALVADALDLPFLYVRPKPKAHGMTNMVEGEITQGQKVVLIEDLVSTGGSSAKAAAALDLSGFEIMGLISIFTYGFDQAQELFANAEIPFVSLCNYDVLIKEAVEQNLISATSLTSLQSWRKSPADWQG, encoded by the coding sequence ATGGCTAAGTTTGCAACTATGAGTTGGTCTGGTCAAAGAGATTTATCAGTGGCCGAGCGTATTGCTCGGATGTATTTGAATATTGGAGTGGTAAAGCTCAGTGTTGAGCAGCCGTACACCTGGAGTTCAGGCTGGAAGTCTCCAATTTACTGCGATGGGCGCATTGCCCTATCGTATCCCAATACTCGGACGTATATTAAGCACGAGCTAGTGGAAGTAATTAGGAAGAAGTTTCAGGGTACTGAGGCTATTGCGGGAGTGGCTACGGCGGGAATTGCCCAGGGAGCTCTGGTAGCTGATGCCCTCGATTTACCCTTTCTTTACGTACGACCTAAGCCCAAAGCCCACGGTATGACTAATATGGTAGAGGGAGAAATTACTCAGGGTCAAAAAGTAGTGCTTATTGAAGACCTAGTATCTACTGGCGGAAGTTCGGCCAAAGCAGCGGCGGCTCTTGACCTCTCAGGATTTGAAATTATGGGCCTAATCTCAATCTTCACCTATGGCTTCGATCAGGCCCAAGAATTATTCGCCAATGCAGAAATTCCGTTCGTATCGCTCTGCAATTACGATGTTCTAATTAAAGAAGCGGTAGAACAAAATTTGATTTCAGCCACTAGCTTAACTTCTTTGCAGAGCTGGCGTAAATCCCCCGCCGACTGGCAGGGATAA